The following proteins are co-located in the Manihot esculenta cultivar AM560-2 chromosome 9, M.esculenta_v8, whole genome shotgun sequence genome:
- the LOC122724621 gene encoding proline-rich receptor-like protein kinase PERK3 → MRSKPKNTSTQHPIGKQTTELMRRLRDDSSEGDRSSNGYAMRLHVPASGKTTVGFLEKLHRRSSVLPGWAARDKCYSMSNLNLSLQTEQEKNSNLTGVALIPCRKVAPQLTQAFNTHNYNSIIDVELQNNCEIIEMIQMIHCAAACVYKPAKTRPKLSQIVEVLQGNMKSESIWIYSNNTYLKDGPQY, encoded by the exons ATGCGATCCAAACCCAAAAACACCTCTACCCAACACCCAATCGGCAAACAGACTACAGAATTGATGAGACGACTTCGAGACGACTCCAGCGAGGGTGACCGGAGTAGCAACGGATATGCGATGCGCCTCCACGTGCCTGCGAGTGGGAAG ACAACCGTTGGCTTTTTAGAAAAGCTTCACCGGCGCTCCAGCGTCCTTCCTGGGTGGGCGGCGAGAGATAAATGTTACTCTATGAGTAACCTAAACTTGAGTCTCCAAACAGAacaagaaaaaaattcaaatctcaCAGGagtggctttgataccatgtagaaag GTGGCACCTCAACTCACACAAGCTTTTAATACACATAATTACAATAGTATTATTGATGTCGAATTGCAGAACAATTGTGAAATAATTGAAATGATTCAAATGATTCATTGTGCTGCGGCTTGTGTATACAAACCAGCAAAAACTCGTCCAAAATTAAGTCAG ATTGTTGAAGTCTTACAAGGAAATATGAAATCAGAAAGTATATGGATATACAGTAACAACACTTACCTTAAGGATGGGCCACAATATTAA